A single window of Sphingobium sp. SCG-1 DNA harbors:
- a CDS encoding TetR/AcrR family transcriptional regulator, with the protein MAVRNSSKGADTRQVILNAAEVLFSEHGYNGTSLRDIANAANVRLSAAHYHFGNKHEIYRAAMERKLDLLQQTISDSFADADGSTEGCLTIEQTIAAFVQPFLTIASTPGHELRHYVLMTSHLMSSYRMPELRPILAKLSVVSDLFEQRIKKLMPHTSESEILFGMYIMEAALIFMVQDPGFLDDLTRNHHMSNAIGRNSGAIIRFFAAGLERIAGEPHQSHRLDDRPI; encoded by the coding sequence ATGGCGGTTAGGAATTCCAGCAAGGGGGCCGACACCCGACAGGTTATCCTGAATGCCGCCGAAGTTCTGTTTTCCGAGCATGGATATAACGGCACATCCCTGCGTGACATTGCGAATGCGGCAAATGTCCGCCTCAGCGCGGCGCACTATCACTTCGGCAACAAGCATGAGATTTATCGCGCTGCCATGGAACGCAAACTGGATCTGCTCCAGCAGACGATCTCCGACAGTTTCGCCGATGCCGACGGATCAACCGAAGGCTGTCTGACGATCGAGCAGACTATTGCAGCGTTCGTCCAGCCGTTTCTCACGATCGCGTCGACGCCGGGACATGAGTTGCGACACTATGTCCTGATGACGTCGCACCTGATGAGTTCCTATCGGATGCCGGAACTGCGGCCGATTTTGGCCAAGCTGAGCGTCGTTAGCGACCTCTTCGAACAGCGAATAAAGAAGCTCATGCCACACACCTCAGAGAGCGAAATCCTCTTTGGAATGTACATCATGGAAGCTGCGCTCATCTTCATGGTGCAGGATCCCGGATTCCTCGACGACCTGACGCGAAATCACCACATGTCCAATGCAATCGGCAGAAATTCGGGCGCGATCATCCGTTTTTTCGCCGCTGGGCTCGAGCGCATTGCCGGCGAACCTCACCAATCTCACAGGTTGGACGATCGACCTATTTAA
- a CDS encoding aromatic ring-hydroxylating oxygenase subunit alpha, which translates to MGQTDIHPLTIDGREPSNLRGDPITGDRYTSKDFMRREWERMWTRIWHVAGRTAELEEPGDYVVHNFMNESVFCVLQDDRSIRAFYNSCRHRGMRLVNDSAAAESFQCPYHGWVWGKDGVLNYAQDAHDFPQGNPCGKLKLKELRCAIWGGFVWYTMDDNAPDLLDYLAPMPEIYKNYPMETAVRVFWMKIDLNTNWKFATDNFSESYHTRTAHPQVPPWIDQDVDTARHEMYPGGHGRTVQPMRPSLSDRLPEGEPHPFDYILRQWDIDPASYPDYEARAMQGWLDLKAAKRRLWKERGYLHYEHMTDEEITDSPHTVIFPNVTISFLPDNLIFFRTEPHPTDPNKCTFDLWCMAFPVAGQKIVESIMAGPQPLREAEMQHRAFDNGRGVPEIEGQIVYQDMMLAEGQQQGMHSQGYEDAYLTAQETRVRFFHEVLNDYLEGRR; encoded by the coding sequence ATGGGCCAAACCGATATTCATCCCCTTACGATTGATGGTCGTGAACCCTCCAATCTGCGTGGCGATCCGATCACGGGTGATCGCTACACGTCGAAGGACTTTATGCGGCGCGAGTGGGAGCGGATGTGGACGCGCATCTGGCATGTCGCGGGGCGCACTGCTGAATTGGAAGAACCGGGCGACTACGTCGTCCACAACTTCATGAACGAGAGCGTTTTTTGCGTCCTGCAGGACGATCGTTCGATCAGGGCATTTTATAACAGTTGCCGCCATCGCGGGATGCGTCTCGTAAATGACAGCGCCGCCGCTGAGAGCTTTCAGTGCCCCTATCATGGCTGGGTATGGGGCAAGGATGGCGTGCTGAATTATGCGCAGGATGCCCATGATTTTCCACAGGGCAATCCCTGCGGAAAATTGAAACTGAAGGAACTGCGCTGCGCCATCTGGGGCGGGTTCGTGTGGTACACGATGGACGATAATGCGCCGGATTTACTCGATTATCTCGCGCCGATGCCGGAGATCTACAAGAATTATCCGATGGAAACGGCCGTGCGCGTTTTCTGGATGAAGATCGATCTCAATACGAACTGGAAATTCGCGACCGATAACTTCAGCGAAAGCTATCATACGCGCACGGCGCACCCGCAAGTGCCGCCGTGGATCGATCAGGATGTCGATACCGCTCGGCATGAGATGTATCCAGGCGGGCATGGGCGAACGGTGCAGCCGATGCGGCCCTCGCTCAGCGATCGGCTACCGGAAGGCGAGCCTCATCCCTTCGACTATATCCTGCGTCAGTGGGACATCGATCCCGCCAGCTACCCTGATTACGAAGCCAGGGCGATGCAGGGCTGGCTCGACTTGAAAGCGGCCAAGCGGCGGCTGTGGAAGGAGCGCGGCTATCTGCACTACGAGCATATGACGGACGAGGAGATCACCGACAGCCCCCATACCGTCATCTTCCCCAACGTTACGATATCCTTCCTGCCCGACAATCTGATCTTCTTTCGCACGGAGCCGCATCCGACGGACCCCAACAAATGCACATTCGATCTGTGGTGCATGGCATTCCCCGTAGCGGGACAAAAGATAGTGGAATCTATCATGGCCGGACCACAGCCTCTGCGGGAGGCGGAGATGCAACACCGCGCCTTCGACAATGGACGCGGCGTGCCCGAGATCGAGGGGCAGATCGTCTATCAGGACATGATGCTCGCCGAAGGGCAGCAACAGGGCATGCACTCGCAAGGCTATGAGGACGCCTATTTGACCGCGCAGGAAACGCGTGTCCGCTTCTTCCATGAAGTGCTCAACGATTATCTCGAAGGGCGACGCTGA